In Vigna unguiculata cultivar IT97K-499-35 chromosome 3, ASM411807v1, whole genome shotgun sequence, a single genomic region encodes these proteins:
- the LOC114177877 gene encoding G-type lectin S-receptor-like serine/threonine-protein kinase At1g11410 produces the protein MKFLSAKEFLTPFLLLTLLYPSSHSLHNTITTGHPIKDGDVLVSDGLGNFALGFFSPSNSTSRYVGIWYNKISEQTVVWVANRDAPLNDTSGVLSMDNHGNLVLHSNNTRNLDPVWSSNASMPSTNVSAKLLDTGNLVLIQADKNVFRWQSFDYPSNTMLPFMKLGFNRQTGLDRFLTSWKSAVDPGTGNLTYKIDPTGFPQLFLYRGDAPLWRVGSWTGQRWSGVPEMTPNFIFTVSYVNDEKEVSIMYGVKDPTVFSRMVLEETGHVTRFTWQGRERRWFSIWDAPKEECDNFRRCGSNAKCDPYHADKFECECLPGFEPRSEREWFLRDGSGGCVRKSNVSTCGSGEGFVEVTHVKVPDTSKARVVAMIGMRECRERCLKDCTCVAYTSANESSESGCLTWHGDMEDTRTYTQAGQSLYVRVDALEWAKYAKHPYGSLGKKGMVAILTIAILMILFLAVTFVCWFVKARKQGIKRDRKYSFRLNLEDPTDLQEFESTKNSDLPFFDLSSIAAATDNFSDSNKLGQGGFGSVYKGLLSNGMEIAVKRLSKHSGQGIEEFKNEVVLISKLQHRNLVRILGCCIQGEEKMLIYEYLPNKSLDSLIFDESKRSQLDWKKRFDIICGIARGILYLHQDSRLRIIHRDLKASNVLLDSALNPKIADFGMARIFGGDQIEANTNRVVGTYGYMSPEYAMEGQFSIKSDVYSFGVLLLEIITGRKNSGQYEDITATNLVGHIWELWREGKTMEIVDPSLGESLCDLEVQRCIHIGLLCVQDYASDRPSMSAVVFMLGNDSTLPDPKQPAFIFKKTNYESSNRSTSEGIYSVNDASITMIEAR, from the exons ATGAAGTTCCTTTCAGCTAAAGAGTTTCTCACTCCATTTCTTCTGCTCACGCTTCTTTACCCTTCTTCTCATTCACTCCACAACACCATAACCACGGGCCACCCCATCAAAGACGGCGACGTTTTGGTCTCCGACGGCTTGGGAAACTTTGCACTCGGTTTCTTCAGTCCATCAAACTCCACAAGCCGATACGTTGGGATATGGTACAACAAAATTTCGGAACAAACCGTAGTGTGGGTTGCCAACAGAGACGCTCCGCTTAACGACACTTCCGGTGTTCTATCCATGGACAACCACGGAAACCTCGTACTCCACAGTAATAACACCAGAAACCTCGACCCCGTTTGGTCTTCAAACGCTTCCATGCCATCGACGAACGTTTCGGCCAAGCTTTTGGACACTGGAAACCTAGTTTTGATCCAAGCCGACAAAAATGTTTTTCGTTGGCAGAGTTTTGATTATCCTAGTAATACTATGCTTCCTTTCATGAAACTCGGGTTCAACCGACAAACCGGTCTGGACCGGTTTTTAACTTCTTGGAAATCAGCAGTCGACCCTGGAACCGGGAACTTGACGTATAAAATCGACCCAACCGGGTTTCCGCAGCTGTTTCTTTACAGAGGGGATGCCCCGTTGTGGAGGGTCGGGTCATGGACGGGTCAGAGGTGGAGCGGGGTGCCCGAGATGACTCCGAATTTTATTTTCACCGTTAGCTACGTGAACGACGAGAAGGAGGTTTCGATAATGTACGGGGTGAAGGACCCGACGGTGTTTTCGAGAATGGTGCTGGAGGAAACTGGGCACGTGACGAGGTTCACGTGGCAGGGTCGCGAGCGCAGGTGGTTTTCGATATGGGACGCGCCAAAGGAGGAGTGCGACAACTTCAGGCGGTGCGGGTCGAACGCGAAATGCGACCCGTATCACGCGGATAAGTTCGAGTGCGAGTGTTTGCCGGGGTTCGAACCTAGGTCCGAGAGGGAGTGGTTTCTTCGAGACGGGTCGGGTGGGTGCGTGCGGAAGAGCAATGTGTCCACGTGTGGAAGCGGAGAGGGGTTCGTGGAGGTGACACATGTGAAGGTTCCGGACACGTCGAAGGCGCGTGTGGTGGCGATGATAGGAATGAGAGAGTGTAGAGAGAGATGCTTGAAGGATTGCACGTGTGTGGCTTACACGAGTGCGAACGAGAGCTCGGAGAGTGGGTGTCTTACTTGGCACGGTGACATGGAGGACACGAGGACCTACACGCAAGCAGGACAGAGCTTGTACGTGCGAGTGGATGCGCTTGAATGGg CTAAATATGCAAAACATCCGTATGGTTCTCTGGGAAAGAAGGGAATGGTGGCAATTTTGACCATTGctattttaatgatattgttTTTGGCAGTGACTTTCGTGTGTTGGTTTGTTAAAGCCAGGAAACAAg GGATAAAAAGGGATCGCAAGTATTCCTTTCGTCTTAACTTGGAGGACCCTACCGATCTACAAGAATTTGAGTCTACAAAAAATTCAGATTTGCCATTCTTTGATCTTAGCTCCATAGCTGCTGCCACAGACAATTTCTCTGATTCTAACAAGCTTGGTCAAGGGGGCTTCGGTTCTGTTTATAAG GGTCTACTGAGTAATGGAATGGAAATAGCAGTGAAGAGGCTGTCAAAGCACTCTGGACAAGGCATAGAAGAGTTTAAAAATGAGGTGGTTTTGATCTCAAAGCTCCAACACAGAAATCTGGTGAGGATCTTAGGTTGCTGCATTCAAGGGGAGGAGAAGATGTTAATCTATGAGTATTTGCCTAACAAGAGTTTGGACTCTTTAATTTTTG ATGAATCTAAAAGGTCACAACTAGACTGGAAAAAGCGATTTGATATCATCTGTGGGATTGCTAGAGGAATCTTATACCTTCATCAAGATTCACGGTTGAGAATCATTCATAGAGATCTAAAAGCCAGCAATGTCTTGCTGGACTCTGCATTGAACCCCAAAATTGCAGATTTTGGTATGGCTAGAATATTTGGTGGAGACCAAATTGAAGCAAACACAAATCGTGTTGTAGGAACCTA TGGCTATATGTCACCAGAATATGCCATGGAAGGACAATTTTCAATAAAGTCTGATGTATACAGCTTCGGAGTTTTACTCCTAGAGATCATTACAGGGAGAAAGAATAGTGGTCAATATGAAGACATTACAGCCACAAATTTAGTTGGACAT ATATGGGAACTATGGAGAGAAGGGAAAACCATGGAGATTGTTGATCCATCATTAGGAGAGTCGCTCTGTGACCTTGAAGTCCAAAGATGCATACACATTGGTCTTTTGTGCGTGCAAGATTATGCCTCTGACAGACCATCTATGTCAGCGGTTGTTTTCATGCTGGGTAATGACTCAACTCTTCCTGATCCAAAACAACCAGCATTTATTTTCAAGAAAACTAATTATGAGAGTTCAAATCGATCGACCAGTGAAGGTATTTATTCAGTAAATGATGCAAGTATAACTATGATTGAAGCTCGCTGA